A window from Treponema sp. J25 encodes these proteins:
- the pepT gene encoding peptidase T produces the protein MKTTKNPKTFKERLGDSELVESLRSSFIRYAQIWTTSDRHIAETPSTPGQWDLARLLVKELQELGIPEVTLTDHCYVISRLPASKGYEGAPTIGFLAHMDTASDVSGKDVHPIVCENYQGERITLQDGVVLDPTSDEALAERIGDTIIHTDGTTLLGADDKAGIAEIMTLLRYLKNHPEVPHGPLEIVFSPDEETGKGLPEFPREHMRATAFYTLDGGPAGEIEAECFTAYKADVYFHGKAIHIGQARGKLANATLMAATYATLLPRSESPEATDGYYGYYCPIEIKGDLEEASLEIYLRDFDEKEMERRLGALESFAKTVEAQFPGGRVEVRPQFQYRNMKQKIDERPEVLALLMEAARKAGVEPYLKPIRGGTDGSRLTEMGIPTPNIYTGGHNFHSRTEWVSLSDMVVATRTLIELVQLWAKK, from the coding sequence ATGAAAACAACGAAGAATCCCAAAACTTTTAAGGAGCGCCTTGGAGATTCAGAACTGGTAGAATCCCTGCGTTCTTCTTTTATTCGCTATGCCCAGATATGGACCACCAGTGATCGCCATATTGCCGAAACTCCTTCTACCCCCGGCCAATGGGATCTGGCCCGACTGCTGGTAAAGGAACTTCAGGAACTCGGTATTCCCGAAGTAACGCTGACGGATCACTGCTATGTGATTAGCCGCTTACCGGCGAGCAAAGGCTACGAAGGAGCCCCCACCATTGGGTTCCTTGCCCATATGGACACGGCAAGCGATGTGTCCGGTAAGGACGTACACCCTATCGTCTGTGAAAACTATCAGGGCGAGCGAATTACCCTTCAGGACGGGGTGGTTCTGGATCCTACCAGCGATGAAGCCCTGGCAGAGCGCATCGGGGATACCATCATCCATACCGATGGGACCACCCTTTTAGGGGCCGATGACAAGGCAGGAATCGCCGAAATCATGACCCTTCTCCGGTACCTTAAAAACCATCCGGAAGTGCCCCATGGGCCCCTCGAAATAGTGTTTTCCCCCGACGAAGAAACCGGCAAGGGGCTCCCCGAGTTCCCCCGGGAACACATGAGGGCCACTGCCTTTTACACCCTCGATGGAGGACCGGCGGGAGAAATAGAGGCCGAATGTTTTACCGCCTACAAGGCGGACGTGTACTTTCACGGCAAGGCGATTCACATAGGGCAGGCCCGAGGGAAACTTGCCAATGCCACCCTCATGGCGGCTACCTACGCCACCCTGTTACCCCGCTCAGAAAGCCCCGAAGCCACCGATGGCTACTACGGGTATTATTGCCCCATCGAAATAAAGGGAGACCTGGAAGAGGCTTCTCTGGAGATTTACCTTCGAGACTTTGATGAAAAGGAAATGGAACGGCGGCTTGGGGCCCTCGAAAGCTTTGCAAAGACCGTGGAAGCCCAATTCCCCGGCGGACGGGTGGAGGTTCGTCCCCAATTCCAGTATCGAAACATGAAACAAAAGATTGATGAACGGCCCGAAGTCCTGGCCCTGCTTATGGAAGCAGCCCGAAAGGCCGGCGTAGAACCCTACTTAAAGCCCATCCGAGGTGGAACCGATGGGTCCCGGCTTACCGAAATGGGCATACCGACCCCCAACATTTACACCGGGGGACACAACTTTCACAGCCGGACCGAATGGGTAAGCCTTTCGGACATGGTCGTGGCAACCCGCACCCTGATAGAACTGGTGCAACTGTGGGCAAAAAAATAG
- a CDS encoding glycoside hydrolase family 2 TIM barrel-domain containing protein, with product MNQKYLWNDGWEFAKTPLGGTSWEGLPFSPVEIPHDWLIEDSTKLYEDSIGWYRKRFSLDRDENSHVALYFEGVYMDSTLYVNGLEAGQWKYGYSSFEHEITPFLKKGTNEVILKVVHQSPNSRWYSGAGIYRDVYLMTRGQAYIPTHGIYVTVRQIQGEWLVEIETELVQGNPAWEATKTKQEETAIFAEREGSPQSNLELEHRLSYQGKCIATSKRPLLPLMNRDTQQFRVQNPLLWSPDTPHLYTLETRLLDSTGQCIEVQRNSIGFRTLNFDPEKGLFVNGVPLKLHGTCEHHDLGALGAAFNKEAMRYRLGLLKKMGVNAIRTAHNMCAPALMDLADEMGFFILSEAFDMWERPKTSYDYARFFPQWYAKDVASWIRRDRNHPSLLMWSIGNEIYDTHADQRGQELTWLLLQEVRRHDPKGNAPVTIGSNFMPWENAQKCADILTYAGYNYAEKYYQEHHRRYPHWVIYGSETASVVQSRGVYHFPYECTILAEVDQQCSALGNSPTSWGARSHEACIAADRDTPFSLGMFIWSGFDYIGEPTPYHTKNSYFGQIDTAAFPKDSYYIYQAAWTDYKRAPMIHIFPYWDWNPGQLIDVRVCSNAPRIALYCNGRCIGTKDIDHHQGTDQVATWKIPYEPGELVALAYDETGRCIARAVRRSFGDPARIILSPSKPYLEADGRDLLFVTISMEDAAGNPVENASNRVMVEVTGAGRLIGLDNGDSTDYDSYKGTSRRLFNGKLMALVGATKEVGPLTIRVHSPGLEAATITLTAVPSEKQDLCHYNVIARNSPRPIHTGNEEEIPLRKIELLLLDGNQNLTPESPEATLEARLYPANTSYQDLSWSVVTASGIETPLAKIDPQGNRAIVRPRGDGEFRVRCMSTNGTNTVRLISQLEFTARGFGNLHKDPYQFISAGLYDDSNGDLGPGNEQGIATARDSMTIVGYRDLDFGSHGSDTIMLPIFTLNDEAYHLEVWDGHPQKPGSTLLGDLVYQKKSIWNVYQEETYRLKRRLRGLQSLYFVTTAKMHIKGFVFEKQNRTFTTIRALDYDELYGDSFRLAEQGIEEIGNNVTITFTELLFEETLPRSITIYGRSRTDKNSIHLRFSDGLETAVQLVEFTHTQDYGEETFPLAELPSSFRGKKLNLSFVFLPGSSFDFGWFRFNP from the coding sequence ATGAATCAGAAATACCTTTGGAACGATGGCTGGGAATTTGCAAAAACGCCCCTGGGGGGTACCTCCTGGGAAGGGCTTCCCTTTTCTCCTGTAGAAATTCCCCACGATTGGCTTATCGAGGATAGCACAAAACTTTACGAAGACAGTATTGGCTGGTATCGGAAACGTTTTTCCTTAGATCGCGATGAAAACAGCCATGTGGCCCTTTATTTTGAAGGGGTTTACATGGATAGCACCCTCTACGTGAATGGCCTTGAGGCAGGTCAGTGGAAATACGGGTATTCCTCCTTTGAACACGAGATTACTCCCTTCCTTAAAAAAGGAACCAATGAGGTAATCCTTAAGGTAGTGCATCAAAGTCCCAATAGCCGCTGGTATTCTGGCGCAGGGATATACCGGGATGTATACCTCATGACTCGAGGACAGGCCTATATTCCCACCCATGGGATATATGTGACGGTACGCCAGATTCAGGGAGAATGGCTTGTAGAAATTGAAACCGAACTGGTGCAGGGGAATCCTGCCTGGGAAGCAACAAAAACAAAACAGGAAGAAACCGCCATCTTTGCAGAAAGAGAAGGGTCCCCTCAGTCAAACCTGGAACTGGAACATCGACTCTCGTATCAGGGAAAGTGTATTGCTACCAGCAAACGGCCCCTCCTGCCCCTGATGAATCGGGATACCCAACAATTCCGGGTCCAGAATCCCCTTCTCTGGAGCCCCGATACTCCCCACCTGTATACCCTGGAAACGCGCCTATTAGATAGTACCGGCCAGTGTATCGAAGTACAGCGAAATTCCATCGGTTTCCGAACTTTGAACTTTGACCCCGAAAAAGGGCTTTTTGTAAACGGGGTTCCCTTAAAACTCCATGGTACCTGCGAACACCATGACCTGGGCGCTCTGGGGGCAGCCTTTAATAAAGAAGCTATGCGGTATCGCCTGGGCCTCCTTAAAAAGATGGGGGTAAACGCCATCCGGACTGCCCACAACATGTGTGCCCCGGCCCTGATGGACCTGGCCGATGAAATGGGCTTTTTTATCCTTTCAGAAGCCTTTGACATGTGGGAACGCCCCAAAACTTCCTACGACTACGCCCGGTTTTTCCCTCAGTGGTACGCAAAAGACGTGGCAAGCTGGATTCGCCGGGATCGGAACCATCCGAGTCTTTTGATGTGGAGTATCGGTAATGAAATTTACGATACCCACGCAGACCAACGGGGACAGGAACTCACCTGGCTCTTGTTACAGGAGGTTCGCCGTCACGATCCCAAAGGGAATGCGCCGGTTACCATTGGTTCTAATTTTATGCCCTGGGAAAATGCCCAAAAGTGTGCGGATATTCTTACCTACGCGGGGTATAACTATGCGGAAAAATACTACCAGGAACACCACCGCAGGTACCCCCACTGGGTAATCTATGGCAGTGAAACCGCCTCGGTGGTTCAAAGCAGGGGGGTGTATCACTTCCCCTATGAATGCACCATCCTCGCTGAGGTAGACCAGCAGTGTTCTGCCCTGGGGAATAGCCCCACCAGTTGGGGAGCCCGTTCCCACGAAGCCTGTATCGCCGCTGACCGGGATACGCCCTTTTCCCTGGGGATGTTTATCTGGAGCGGCTTTGATTATATCGGCGAACCCACTCCCTATCACACTAAGAATTCCTACTTTGGGCAGATTGACACGGCCGCCTTTCCTAAAGATTCCTACTATATTTATCAAGCCGCATGGACCGATTACAAAAGGGCACCGATGATCCACATATTCCCCTACTGGGACTGGAATCCGGGACAACTCATCGATGTCCGGGTCTGTTCCAATGCGCCCCGGATTGCCCTGTATTGTAACGGCCGATGTATCGGAACTAAGGATATAGACCACCACCAGGGAACGGATCAGGTAGCCACATGGAAAATCCCCTACGAACCGGGAGAACTGGTAGCCCTGGCATATGATGAAACAGGTCGATGTATCGCAAGGGCCGTCCGTCGTTCCTTTGGGGATCCCGCCCGAATAATCCTTTCTCCTTCTAAACCGTATCTTGAAGCAGACGGCAGAGACCTCCTGTTTGTCACCATCAGCATGGAAGATGCCGCAGGCAACCCTGTAGAAAATGCCAGCAACCGGGTAATGGTGGAAGTGACCGGTGCGGGTCGACTCATCGGACTTGATAATGGGGACAGCACCGATTACGACTCCTACAAAGGCACCAGTCGCCGTCTTTTTAATGGCAAACTTATGGCCCTAGTGGGAGCCACCAAGGAAGTAGGCCCCCTTACCATTAGGGTGCATAGTCCTGGATTAGAGGCGGCCACTATTACCCTTACCGCCGTTCCCTCAGAAAAGCAAGACCTTTGTCATTACAACGTCATAGCACGGAACAGCCCCCGGCCCATTCATACGGGAAATGAAGAGGAAATTCCCCTCAGGAAAATTGAACTACTGCTCTTGGACGGGAACCAGAATCTCACACCTGAGAGTCCAGAGGCTACCCTGGAAGCCCGCCTGTACCCGGCAAACACGAGTTACCAGGACCTTTCCTGGTCGGTGGTTACCGCAAGCGGTATCGAGACCCCCCTGGCCAAGATAGACCCCCAGGGGAACCGGGCCATAGTCCGTCCCCGGGGAGATGGGGAGTTCCGGGTTCGATGTATGAGCACCAACGGGACTAACACGGTGCGCCTTATCTCCCAACTGGAATTTACCGCCCGGGGATTCGGGAACCTCCACAAGGACCCGTACCAGTTCATTTCGGCGGGCCTCTATGATGATTCAAACGGAGACCTGGGGCCGGGTAACGAACAGGGGATTGCCACCGCCCGGGACAGCATGACCATCGTCGGCTACAGGGACCTTGATTTTGGTTCCCACGGTTCAGATACCATTATGTTGCCAATCTTTACGTTGAATGACGAAGCCTATCATCTTGAAGTATGGGATGGACACCCACAAAAACCGGGGAGCACCCTATTGGGGGACCTGGTATACCAGAAAAAGAGCATCTGGAATGTGTATCAGGAAGAAACCTACCGGTTAAAGCGACGCCTTCGGGGACTCCAATCCCTGTATTTTGTTACCACCGCGAAGATGCACATCAAGGGCTTCGTGTTTGAAAAACAGAACCGCACCTTTACCACTATACGCGCTCTGGACTACGACGAACTCTACGGAGATAGTTTCCGCCTTGCCGAACAGGGCATCGAAGAAATAGGCAACAACGTTACCATCACCTTTACGGAGCTTCTTTTTGAGGAAACCCTTCCCCGGTCCATCACCATCTATGGCCGTTCCCGGACCGATAAAAACAGCATTCATCTGCGGTTCAGCGATGGTTTAGAAACAGCGGTTCAACTGGTAGAATTTACCCATACCCAAGACTATGGGGAAGAGACCTTCCCCCTTGCAGAACTGCCGTCAAGTTTTCGGGGGAAAAAGCTAAACCTTTCCTTCGTGTTTTTGCCCGGCTCATCCTTTGACTTCGGCTGGTTCCGCTTTAATCCCTAG
- a CDS encoding cob(I)yrinic acid a,c-diamide adenosyltransferase produces the protein MSISTKTGDNGTTSLWSGERVPKDSLRVESYGTIDELNSFLGDARHMVHTLRIQGLIETIQEDLFRVAGSLATSTPGAYIYPVTDEDVERLTSLVHQLEAEIPLKGFVIPGATPASARLDICRSICRRAERRIVALSHTEAVDGPTLRYVNRLSDLLFMMARYEEAQEGKIRYKEWPASRT, from the coding sequence ATGAGCATATCCACCAAAACCGGCGATAACGGGACCACAAGCCTGTGGTCGGGTGAACGGGTACCCAAAGATTCCCTTCGTGTAGAAAGTTACGGTACCATAGACGAACTCAATTCCTTTCTGGGAGATGCCCGCCATATGGTGCACACCCTTCGCATACAGGGTCTTATCGAGACCATACAGGAGGACCTCTTCAGGGTGGCCGGCTCTTTGGCAACCTCCACGCCAGGAGCCTATATATACCCCGTGACGGATGAGGATGTGGAACGCCTTACCAGTTTGGTTCACCAATTAGAAGCAGAAATTCCCCTTAAAGGCTTTGTGATTCCCGGGGCCACCCCTGCCTCTGCCCGGCTCGACATATGCCGCAGCATCTGCCGACGGGCAGAACGGCGCATCGTTGCCCTGTCTCATACCGAAGCAGTGGACGGCCCAACCCTGCGGTATGTGAACCGTCTTTCGGACTTACTTTTCATGATGGCCCGGTACGAAGAAGCCCAGGAAGGGAAGATCCGCTATAAGGAGTGGCCTGCTTCCAGAACATAA
- a CDS encoding ABC transporter permease subunit yields MDGTQRTIKLRRREQYWRRYWSLYAMLSLPLVYFFIFRYIPMTYIQIAFKNYSIVRSPWEMPWAGNYGFEYFIKAFANRDFLNALRNTLMLNLLDLVMGFPAPIILALILNELPYKRFKRVTQTIAYMPHFLSWVIIAGMALQLLAPTSGLINIWLQKMGIQPIPFLNQPGHWVGTYVVLGIWQSVGWNTIIYLAAITSINPELYEAAAIDGAGRLRRIWHVTLPGIRSTIIVLLILSLGRILGSDFDRPFALRNPLVKDVSDVISIFVYNYGVRGLQFSLTTAVGLFQSVVSVSFLLLADKLAKKFGERGIV; encoded by the coding sequence ATGGATGGAACACAACGGACAATTAAATTGAGAAGGCGGGAGCAGTACTGGCGACGGTATTGGTCCCTGTATGCGATGCTGTCGTTGCCATTGGTATATTTTTTCATCTTTCGGTATATACCAATGACCTATATCCAGATTGCCTTTAAAAACTACAGCATCGTGAGGAGTCCCTGGGAGATGCCCTGGGCGGGAAACTATGGGTTTGAATATTTTATTAAGGCCTTTGCAAACCGGGACTTTCTCAATGCCCTGCGGAATACCCTGATGCTCAACTTGCTCGACCTGGTGATGGGCTTCCCCGCTCCTATTATTCTGGCCCTTATTCTGAACGAGCTTCCCTATAAACGGTTTAAGCGGGTAACGCAAACGATTGCGTATATGCCCCACTTCCTCTCCTGGGTTATCATTGCAGGAATGGCCCTTCAGTTGCTTGCTCCCACAAGCGGTCTTATCAATATTTGGTTGCAAAAGATGGGGATTCAGCCTATTCCGTTCCTGAACCAGCCGGGTCACTGGGTGGGAACCTACGTGGTATTGGGAATCTGGCAAAGTGTGGGATGGAATACGATTATATATCTTGCGGCTATTACGAGTATCAATCCGGAACTCTATGAAGCGGCCGCCATCGATGGGGCGGGCCGTCTCCGGCGAATCTGGCATGTAACGTTGCCGGGTATTCGTTCCACTATTATTGTGCTCCTCATTCTTTCGTTAGGAAGGATCCTGGGAAGTGATTTTGATCGGCCCTTTGCCCTCCGGAATCCCCTGGTAAAAGATGTGTCCGATGTAATTTCTATCTTTGTATATAACTATGGGGTACGGGGGCTCCAGTTCTCCCTAACTACGGCGGTAGGATTGTTCCAATCGGTGGTAAGTGTAAGTTTCTTGCTTCTGGCGGATAAGCTCGCCAAAAAGTTTGGCGAACGGGGCATTGTGTAA
- a CDS encoding carbohydrate ABC transporter permease, with the protein MVKSRESKYLDYILVAICLGVIVVCILPMINLLARSLSSAEYLIRNEVTLWPKGFNIEAYKLVLGDSKYTWAMVWTAIITVAGTFLSLFMTTICAYPLTYDKLKGRKFFSTYILFTMYFSAGTIPMYLLLKDLRLLNHPLVLIVPYCLSVFNMILMRNYLYTIPDSLRESAEIDGASPTKILTSVYLPLSTPVIATLALFYAVGRWNGFSDALMFMNKREYWPIQLLLYNLINAVSSIETYSQEGFTQPGLSETLKAAAIMIATIPILLVYPWLQRYFIQGVTLGAIKE; encoded by the coding sequence ATGGTTAAGTCGAGAGAATCAAAATATTTAGATTACATACTGGTAGCGATTTGTTTAGGGGTTATCGTTGTTTGTATCCTTCCCATGATAAATCTTCTAGCCCGCTCTTTGAGTTCGGCGGAATATCTTATCCGGAATGAGGTAACCCTCTGGCCAAAGGGATTTAATATTGAAGCCTATAAACTGGTGTTGGGAGATAGCAAGTACACCTGGGCCATGGTGTGGACGGCGATTATTACGGTGGCGGGGACCTTCCTTTCGTTGTTCATGACCACCATATGCGCCTACCCCTTAACCTATGATAAGCTGAAGGGGAGGAAATTCTTTAGCACCTATATTCTTTTTACCATGTATTTTAGCGCGGGGACCATTCCGATGTATCTTCTTCTTAAGGATCTGCGCCTCTTAAATCATCCTCTGGTATTGATTGTTCCCTACTGTTTAAGCGTCTTTAACATGATCCTTATGCGGAACTATCTGTATACCATTCCTGATAGTTTAAGAGAATCCGCAGAAATCGATGGGGCAAGCCCTACCAAGATTCTTACCAGTGTGTACCTTCCCCTTTCTACTCCGGTTATTGCGACCCTGGCCCTGTTTTATGCGGTAGGCCGCTGGAACGGGTTTTCCGATGCCCTCATGTTCATGAATAAGCGGGAATACTGGCCGATTCAATTGTTACTGTACAACCTGATTAATGCGGTATCCAGTATCGAAACCTATTCCCAGGAAGGATTTACCCAGCCCGGTCTTAGTGAAACCCTGAAGGCGGCGGCAATTATGATTGCCACGATTCCCATATTGCTCGTGTATCCCTGGTTGCAGCGTTACTTTATCCAGGGAGTTACCCTTGGGGCTATTAAAGAATAA
- a CDS encoding extracellular solute-binding protein has product MKKALLVLLSLLVAVTLVVAEGQADKGATAGSKIPDDPGFVNGRFTTTRTITVEVYDRGTGVAPENNFFARFIQEGVLRDHNIKVIFKPVPRWTEVQVLNNLLAAGEAPDICVTYDYPTIQTYANMGGVMDLNPYLEKYKPYLKDLWDLLGDANIYFDQDPVTKQLWAIEAIRKPNTRTTTFIREDWLKKLNLPEPKTLAEFEKTLRAFRDNAEKLLGKDKDKMIPFFLTVDVGWYISALADSFVPEKTTDETLYIYGFDDRRLLWPRYKEAVRVVNKWYNEGLIWKDFALYPVGDPTGDNLIKAGYVGAFIQNWDLPYRDGEKGIHGSLQKLVGPEAAYIAIDTFKNDAGKYRKYLGPAVDRKVFFTAKNKEPLASLIYLNWISKLENRKFLAIGEKGVHHEVLPDGTVKLLPNPEGDKKVNSLYNIDYTITLNGFDLGDPTLTAKSMALGYGGVDPKYIERAYKTQITDVRLLPVFRVGEIKSEQGMGPALAEKRNNLLVQSVVAKVSDFDKVFDAGMKDYLSSGGQAIIDERRAKLEEMKKAAATKK; this is encoded by the coding sequence ATGAAGAAGGCTTTATTGGTATTATTGAGTCTCCTCGTGGCGGTTACCCTGGTGGTCGCTGAAGGCCAGGCAGATAAGGGGGCTACTGCAGGTAGTAAAATCCCCGATGACCCCGGCTTTGTGAATGGCCGTTTTACTACCACGCGGACTATTACGGTGGAAGTCTATGATCGAGGTACCGGGGTAGCGCCGGAGAATAACTTCTTTGCCCGGTTTATTCAGGAAGGGGTGCTTCGGGATCATAACATTAAGGTGATCTTTAAGCCCGTACCGCGGTGGACCGAGGTCCAGGTGCTGAACAACCTGCTTGCGGCGGGGGAAGCGCCAGATATTTGTGTTACCTACGACTATCCTACCATTCAGACCTATGCCAACATGGGTGGTGTAATGGACCTTAATCCCTATCTGGAAAAGTATAAACCATATCTCAAAGATCTGTGGGATCTTCTGGGCGATGCAAACATCTACTTTGATCAGGATCCGGTAACCAAGCAATTGTGGGCCATTGAAGCGATCCGCAAGCCCAATACCCGCACCACTACCTTTATTCGGGAAGACTGGCTTAAGAAGCTCAATCTGCCTGAACCCAAAACCCTCGCCGAATTCGAAAAGACCCTGCGGGCCTTCCGGGACAATGCGGAAAAACTTCTGGGGAAAGACAAGGATAAGATGATCCCCTTCTTCCTGACGGTAGATGTGGGGTGGTATATTTCGGCTCTGGCGGACTCTTTCGTTCCCGAAAAAACCACCGATGAAACCCTCTATATTTATGGGTTTGATGATCGCCGCCTCCTGTGGCCTCGCTATAAGGAAGCCGTACGGGTAGTGAACAAGTGGTACAACGAAGGTCTTATCTGGAAAGACTTTGCCCTTTATCCCGTAGGTGATCCTACTGGGGATAACCTGATTAAAGCAGGATATGTAGGCGCCTTTATCCAGAACTGGGATCTTCCTTACCGGGATGGGGAAAAGGGAATCCATGGGAGTCTCCAGAAGCTTGTTGGCCCTGAAGCGGCTTACATTGCGATTGATACCTTCAAGAATGATGCAGGGAAGTATCGCAAGTATCTCGGTCCTGCGGTAGACCGGAAGGTCTTCTTTACCGCTAAGAACAAGGAACCCTTAGCTTCTTTGATTTATTTGAACTGGATTAGTAAATTGGAAAACCGGAAATTCCTAGCTATTGGAGAAAAGGGCGTACACCATGAGGTGCTCCCAGATGGAACAGTAAAACTCTTACCTAACCCAGAGGGGGATAAGAAAGTCAACTCCCTCTATAATATCGACTATACGATCACGCTCAACGGATTTGATTTGGGTGATCCCACTTTAACGGCTAAATCGATGGCCCTTGGGTACGGTGGGGTGGATCCCAAATATATCGAGCGGGCCTACAAAACCCAGATTACAGATGTACGGCTGCTTCCCGTATTCCGGGTTGGCGAAATCAAGTCCGAACAGGGTATGGGACCCGCATTGGCTGAAAAGCGGAATAACCTCCTTGTGCAGTCGGTAGTAGCTAAGGTCAGTGATTTTGATAAGGTCTTTGATGCGGGTATGAAAGATTACCTGAGCTCGGGTGGTCAGGCCATTATCGATGAGCGGAGGGCGAAGCTGGAAGAAATGAAGAAAGCCGCGGCTACAAAGAAGTAA